One Bdellovibrionales bacterium genomic region harbors:
- a CDS encoding type II toxin-antitoxin system RelE/ParE family toxin, with protein MQTIQSEILKDPETGVLVQGTGGIRKFRVGAKGKGKSGGIRVFYLDIPTKEKCYLLFILEKSEAENISAEEKKELKEVAQLLKK; from the coding sequence TTGCAGACGATACAAAGCGAAATTTTAAAGGACCCGGAGACTGGTGTTTTAGTGCAGGGGACTGGCGGAATCAGAAAATTTCGTGTTGGCGCTAAAGGAAAAGGGAAGAGTGGTGGAATCCGGGTGTTTTATCTCGACATTCCAACCAAAGAAAAATGCTACCTCCTTTTTATTTTAGAAAAGTCTGAGGCAGAGAACATAAGCGCTGAAGAGAAAAAAGAACTCAAAGAAGTGGCACAACTTCTTAAAAAGTAG
- a CDS encoding TraM recognition domain-containing protein, whose translation MEQVKNLFLRNSPAAQDRVVLGKVSGSMWRKEELTEGQLNHHVHVVGASGYGKTVLLSHIIKQRIEQGKGLLFIDLKSDMETLLKFSKHVAEANRIDDLMIFSLTEKQMSLSYNLIEDGTATQLRDRIINSLNWSEEYYKNQSSSFILKLMILLCWLRDNKQERFHLGTVLECASNPAKIIEVGNKIPMAETKLKLHAQNLKEFLDAKEHFNSLQGLRTQLESIVLSDFGELVTSEIPGINLFEAYTQSKIIFLFLDSRRYGETAKALGRFVLQDLKSVSARVDGEVPKKQRKPFSVIIDEFADLAQEDFIGFLDRARSSRMSVVVAHQEICDLQRISPEFAGRLMGNTSTLYSFLQKRPESAEIISGIAGTRTVWKQTRQTERLGFFEVDSGGGSRREVEEFCIHPNTIKSLRVGKCVCIKKYPEARAYLVNVNRD comes from the coding sequence ATGGAACAAGTTAAAAACTTATTTTTGAGAAATTCACCTGCAGCCCAGGATCGTGTTGTTTTGGGTAAGGTCTCTGGATCTATGTGGCGAAAGGAAGAATTAACGGAAGGACAGTTGAATCATCATGTTCATGTCGTTGGGGCTTCTGGTTATGGGAAGACGGTTTTACTTTCCCATATTATCAAGCAGCGAATCGAACAGGGGAAAGGTTTGCTCTTTATTGATTTAAAATCGGATATGGAGACTCTGCTAAAGTTCTCCAAGCACGTGGCAGAAGCTAACCGTATTGACGATTTAATGATCTTTTCCCTTACGGAAAAGCAAATGTCCTTGTCATATAATTTGATCGAGGATGGGACAGCCACCCAACTTCGGGATCGAATCATCAATAGCCTCAATTGGTCTGAGGAGTACTATAAGAATCAATCTTCGAGCTTCATTCTGAAGTTGATGATTTTGCTGTGCTGGCTTCGAGATAACAAACAGGAGCGATTTCATTTGGGCACCGTTTTGGAGTGCGCAAGTAATCCGGCGAAGATCATTGAGGTAGGGAATAAGATCCCCATGGCTGAAACGAAGTTGAAGCTTCATGCCCAGAATTTGAAAGAGTTCTTGGATGCAAAAGAGCACTTCAATTCTTTGCAAGGGCTGCGAACTCAGTTGGAAAGTATTGTTCTTTCTGACTTTGGGGAGTTGGTGACCTCCGAGATTCCAGGTATCAATTTGTTTGAGGCCTACACCCAATCAAAGATCATCTTCTTATTTTTGGATTCCCGCCGGTATGGCGAAACAGCCAAAGCATTAGGTCGTTTCGTTTTGCAGGATTTAAAATCCGTTTCGGCAAGAGTTGACGGCGAAGTCCCAAAAAAACAACGAAAGCCATTTTCGGTGATTATCGACGAGTTCGCAGACTTAGCCCAAGAAGACTTCATTGGTTTCCTCGACCGCGCCCGAAGTAGTCGGATGTCGGTGGTGGTCGCACACCAAGAGATTTGCGATTTACAGCGCATTAGCCCCGAGTTTGCAGGCAGGCTCATGGGAAACACCTCAACCTTGTATTCGTTCCTCCAGAAGCGTCCGGAGAGCGCAGAGATCATCTCCGGCATTGCAGGGACTCGGACGGTCTGGAAGCAGACCCGGCAGACGGAGCGGTTGGGGTTCTTTGAGGTGGACTCGGGGGGCGGGAGTCGGCGCGAGGTTGAGGAGTTTTGTATTCACCCCAATACCATTAAGTCCCTTAGGGTAGGAAAATGCGTTTGCATTAAGAAGTACCCTGAGGCTAGGGCGTATTTGGTAAATGTGAACAGAGATTAA
- a CDS encoding replication-relaxation family protein, producing MFLVLRITTRWSAGGYLSHFIFHQSGLLNGLCLQIERLAKGKSMQTAYSFFDLPYVVQKVTSQKGYRLTERELDVLEFVLEMKFSTLEDLHAKFFKVTKLGTVSNSLIWARQRVHKLVKSEMLQILTDVCARPLYVITQKGYLFLRNSRSQKNYCRPLLDVDGRFFDHDQRVAQVRIVLENSGVVKEWISERQLSEIDEYRKCLPTEFRPDAIYVTPEGKRVAFELEIARKTKERYQQKVKRYIHMMTAAPDAERLFEEVHYVCEKEAVWNLIQDHTQLFQPLFRFTMLSEVLGE from the coding sequence TTGTTTTTAGTTTTGAGAATAACAACAAGATGGAGTGCCGGGGGTTACCTCAGCCACTTCATCTTTCATCAGTCCGGCCTGTTGAATGGTTTGTGTTTGCAAATCGAAAGGTTGGCGAAGGGAAAGAGTATGCAGACTGCTTATAGTTTTTTTGATTTACCGTATGTTGTGCAAAAAGTGACTTCGCAAAAGGGGTATCGACTTACCGAGCGAGAGTTGGATGTTTTGGAGTTCGTTCTAGAAATGAAATTCTCCACACTTGAAGATTTGCACGCGAAATTTTTTAAAGTTACCAAGCTTGGGACCGTTAGTAACTCGCTGATCTGGGCAAGGCAGCGAGTCCATAAATTAGTAAAATCTGAAATGCTTCAGATTTTAACCGATGTGTGTGCGAGACCGCTCTACGTGATCACTCAAAAAGGCTACTTGTTTTTGCGAAACTCTCGTTCGCAGAAAAACTATTGTCGTCCTCTGCTGGATGTCGATGGTCGCTTTTTTGATCACGATCAGCGTGTGGCGCAGGTTAGGATTGTTCTTGAAAATTCTGGCGTCGTTAAAGAATGGATTTCTGAAAGGCAACTTTCTGAAATTGACGAGTATCGGAAGTGTTTACCGACGGAGTTTCGCCCTGACGCTATCTATGTAACTCCAGAAGGTAAAAGAGTTGCCTTTGAACTTGAGATCGCTCGTAAAACTAAAGAGCGTTATCAGCAAAAGGTGAAGCGCTACATTCATATGATGACGGCGGCGCCAGATGCTGAACGTCTTTTTGAGGAAGTTCACTATGTTTGCGAGAAGGAAGCTGTTTGGAATCTGATTCAAGACCACACTCAACTTTTTCAACCGCTATTTCGTTTTACCATGTTGAGCGAAGTTTTGGGCGAGTAG
- a CDS encoding site-specific integrase, giving the protein MGIKEKVGLDGTKTYEVSVHIRSNVNRRFRSQKKKAGIKTLKEAQNVEKDLIRDCSIDVARQEGSGLPWADLLEKYELTHRKGGIGVKKIQTSTIWDTIATLRRFTSSWDNKMCNELNAGDARKVLQAMLEQGYSRSRLRAVKSAINTIFKWGIEEGAIMGVRHSPAFDIQLGKYHDDKPPQILSLHEIQKLLDVAKEMDHEWYPIWFMALHTGMRSGELFALEWNDIDFESKMITCSKSYNGRMKIIKSTKAGYWRKIPMNKEIEAKLVDLRAQGNHDNIHVLPRINKWRRGEAARVLREFCESIGVHSVNFHALRACFATHLLNAGVSSPVVKKICGWTDEKVMTRYIRLAGIDVRGATEGLNFVLPEIGEKKVASLTDFRMAKKYVPNRDEEL; this is encoded by the coding sequence ATGGGAATAAAAGAAAAAGTTGGACTAGATGGTACAAAGACATATGAAGTCTCCGTACATATTAGAAGCAATGTAAATCGTAGATTTAGATCGCAAAAGAAAAAGGCCGGAATTAAGACTCTGAAAGAAGCCCAAAATGTTGAGAAAGACCTTATCAGGGATTGTTCAATAGATGTGGCAAGGCAAGAGGGCTCTGGATTACCTTGGGCAGATCTTTTAGAAAAATACGAACTTACACATCGCAAAGGCGGAATTGGAGTTAAGAAAATCCAAACGAGTACAATTTGGGACACGATTGCGACCTTAAGAAGATTCACGAGTTCTTGGGATAATAAGATGTGCAATGAGCTCAATGCCGGAGACGCTCGTAAGGTGCTTCAAGCAATGCTGGAGCAGGGGTACTCAAGAAGTCGGTTGCGTGCAGTGAAGTCTGCAATCAATACGATTTTTAAGTGGGGTATTGAAGAGGGGGCAATCATGGGCGTGCGCCACAGCCCGGCCTTTGATATTCAGCTGGGTAAATACCATGATGATAAGCCACCCCAAATTCTTTCGTTGCATGAGATTCAAAAGCTTTTGGATGTCGCCAAAGAAATGGATCACGAATGGTATCCAATTTGGTTCATGGCTCTGCATACTGGAATGAGGTCTGGAGAACTTTTTGCCTTAGAGTGGAACGATATAGACTTTGAGTCAAAAATGATTACCTGCTCCAAGTCTTACAATGGGCGTATGAAAATTATTAAGTCCACCAAGGCCGGGTACTGGCGCAAGATTCCAATGAACAAAGAGATTGAGGCAAAGCTAGTCGATCTTCGAGCACAGGGGAATCACGACAATATTCACGTACTGCCTAGGATTAATAAGTGGCGACGTGGAGAAGCGGCGAGAGTACTAAGGGAGTTCTGTGAGTCCATTGGAGTTCACTCCGTAAATTTTCATGCACTCAGAGCTTGTTTTGCAACGCATCTTTTAAACGCCGGGGTATCCAGCCCTGTGGTTAAAAAGATCTGTGGCTGGACTGATGAGAAGGTCATGACTCGATATATTCGCTTGGCCGGTATCGATGTTAGGGGAGCAACCGAGGGGCTAAACTTCGTGCTTCCGGAGATTGGTGAGAAAAAAGTTGCGAGTCTTACCGATTTCAGAATGGCAAAAAAGTACGTACCGAATCGCGACGAAGAACTATAA
- a CDS encoding helix-turn-helix domain-containing protein produces MLNLGTTAMTQHQLELDIAEAKLRSLKIKRWLKTDEVALYLGSTREAVKKLYQRGKISANKFCGRLYFDREQLDLLIENSVAGLQPVAPRKGIEIPKPRRRTKWE; encoded by the coding sequence ATGCTAAATTTGGGGACAACAGCGATGACTCAGCATCAACTAGAATTAGATATTGCTGAGGCAAAGCTAAGATCTTTGAAAATTAAGAGATGGTTAAAAACTGATGAAGTGGCTTTGTATTTAGGGTCAACTCGGGAAGCCGTAAAAAAGCTTTATCAAAGAGGTAAAATTTCCGCTAACAAGTTTTGTGGGCGACTTTACTTCGACAGAGAGCAGCTTGATCTACTCATTGAAAACTCTGTGGCAGGACTTCAACCTGTCGCGCCTCGAAAAGGAATTGAAATTCCTAAACCGAGAAGGAGAACGAAATGGGAATAA